A genomic window from Silene latifolia isolate original U9 population chromosome 11, ASM4854445v1, whole genome shotgun sequence includes:
- the LOC141614271 gene encoding uncharacterized protein LOC141614271 produces MRSPPVSWDKVCRPKKEGGLGLKNDVIWNKAAVGKLVWWLNSKPDSLWVRWVGHIYLKDANWQDYYPKANTSWYWRKVCQVKLELQPAYQQQLWTNQQHMGYTVSKGYNFLRNREIEVQWHIMVWNKWTLPKYSFIAWVHHHRNMNTKGKLFNLGITDDSTCCICGGAVENLEHLFFACPYRKFVIDTVGGWLGDPWPDFNWINWRLAKTGTSLHLEILDATINSCLYTIWQQRNRSRHELSLIRPIFIARFIVDELCNTPSY; encoded by the coding sequence ATGAGGTCACCTCCTGTGTCATGGGATAAAGTGTGTAGGCCAAAGAAAGAAGGGGGCTTAGGCCTCAAAAATGATGTTATTTGGAACAAGGCAGCAGTGGGGAAGCTAGTTTGGTGGCTTAATTCTAAGCCGGACTCTTTATGGGTCAGATGGGTTGGTCACATTTATCTGAAAGATGCTAACTGGCAGGACTACTACCCTAAGGCTAATACATCGTGGTACTGGAGAAAGGTCTGTCAGGTCAAACTAGAGTTACAGCCAGCTTATCAACAACAATTATGGACAAATCAACAACATATGGGTTACACTGTAAGTAAGGGCTATAATTTTCTAAGAAACAGGGAAATTGAAGTACAGTGGCATATTATGGTGTGGAATAAATGGACTCTACCGAAGTATAGCTTTATAGCATGGGTTCATCACCATCGAAACATGAATACAAAAGGAAAACTCTTTAATTTAGGGATAACGGATGATAGTACCTGCTGCATATGCGGGGGAGCTGTTGAAAACTTGGAGCATCTTTTCTTTGCTTGTCCCTACAGAAAATTCGTCATTGATACTGTCGGAGGGTGGCTTGGGGATCCCTGGCCCGATTTTAACTGGATCAATTGGCGGCTTGCGAAAACGGGTACCTCACTTCATTTAGAGATCCTTGATGCCACAATCAATTCCTGCCTATACACCATTTGGCAGCAGCGAAACAGGAGCAGGCACGAGCTTTCCCTTATTCGACCTATTTTCATTGCCCGCTTCATTGTGGATgagctttgtaacaccccaagttattga